The Danio rerio strain Tuebingen ecotype United States chromosome 10, GRCz12tu, whole genome shotgun sequence genome contains a region encoding:
- the mrpl49 gene encoding large ribosomal subunit protein mL49 (The RefSeq protein has 2 substitutions compared to this genomic sequence), translating to MSASVRSMSLTFCRAARVAFRAFNPATRPLSTGYCLRTEIRPADGSRDIIESTEEFRFVERLIPPSRIPAPPKHDGPAPSGWTPPSDTPPSLPYMIRRSRMHNVPVYSDIKHGNQHSTLIRKIEGDIWALNKEVKEFLLELTGKDPPTQVNEITGSIRVKGQFDKELKDWLLNKGF from the exons ATGTCCGCCTCTGTCAGAAGCATGTCTTTGACATTCTGCCGGGCTGCAAGAGTCGCTTTCAGAGCTTTTAATCCAGCCACACGTCCACTGAGCACTGGATATTGCTTACGA ACCGAAATCAGGCCTGCTGGTGGATCGAGGGACATCATTGAGTCCACAGAAGAGTTCAGGTTTGTGGAGAGATTAATTCCCCCTTCACGCATCCCAGCTCCTCCTAAACACGATGGACCTGCGCCTTCAGGATGGACCCCACCGTCAG ACACACCACCGTCACTGCCTTACATGATCCGTCGCTCCAGGATGCACAACGTACCCGTGTACTCGGACATCAAGCATGGGAATCAGCACAGCACTCTGATCAGGAAGATTGAAGGAGACATATGG GCCCTGAATAAGGAAGTTAAGGAATTCCTGCTGGGGCTTACAGGCAAAGATCCTCCAACACAAGTCAATGAAATTACCGGGAGCATCCGAGTTAAAGGGCAGTTTGATAAAGAGCTGAAGGACTGGCTGCTGAACAAGGGATTTTAA
- the faub gene encoding FAU ubiquitin like and ribosomal protein S30 fusion b — MQLFVRGQSLHSVQLNGSETVAHIKAQIEALEGLACDDQIISLSGIPLEDDALICQSGIEEFNTLEVSSRLLGGKVHGSLARAGKVRGQTPKVDKQEKRKKRTGRAKRRIQYNRRFVNVVPTFGKKKGPNANS; from the exons ATGCAGTTGTTTGTTCGCGGCCAGAGTTTGCACTCTGTTCAGCTGAATGGGTCAGAGACTGTTGCCCATATCAAG GCTCAGATTGAAGCTTTGGAAGGTCTCGCCTGTGACGATCAGATCATTTCTCTCAGTGGGATTCCCCTTGAGGATGACGCTCTGATCTGTCAGTCTGGGATCGAGGAGTTCAACACTCTTGAGGTCTCATCAAGGCTTTTAGGAG GCAAAGTTCACGGTTCCCTGGCTAGAGCAGGAAAAGTCAGAGGACAAACTCCTAAG GTGGACAAGCAGGAGAAGCGCAAGAAAAGGACCGGCCGGGCAAAGAGAAGAATTCAGTACAACAGGCGCTTTGTTAATGTTGTCCCGACGTTTGGCAAAAAGAAAGGACCAAATGCCAACTCATAA